CGACGCGCTCGGCGTACGAATCCCAGAAGAAGTCGAACCGCTCCATCAGGTCCAGATCGACGACGATCCGGTAGTCCTCGGCGTTCATCCCCGTGTCCTCGGCCCACGTCTCGAACGCGCGGTCCCAGGCGCCCTCGCGGAGGTAGTCCTCGATCTCCTCGCGGCGGTAGTCGGTGTCGTCGACGACCTGGGCGTCCTCGTACTCGTTGGGGTCGATGGTCTCCAGTTCCGGCGGGTCCGGCGGGTCCACGTCGAGGGGCATGAGCGGAGATAGGCGGGGTCGGCGGATAAGTTCACGTGTCCCGACCGCCGACTCAGTGGGCACTCTCCTTGTCGTCGCCGTCGATGGCGTCGGCGCGGAGCCGTTCGCCCTCCTCGGAGTCGACGGTGAGTTCGGGGACTTCGACGGGCTCTCGGTCGTCGTCGATGGCGACGTAGACGGAGTACGATTCGGTGGTGAGCTCGCGCTCGCCCGACCGGGGGTCCTCGCGGAAGACGCGCAGGCGGACGCGGACGCTGGAGCGACCGGTCTCGTAGACGTAGGCTTCGACGAGCGCGGTCTCGCCGACGGGGATCGGCTGTAGGAAGTCGACCTGGTCCATCCGGGCGGTGACGCAGTCGCGGCCGGCGAACCGCATCGCCGACATGGCCCCCACTTCGTCCATCCACTTGAGCACGTTCCCGCCGTGGGTGGTCCCCAGGGAGTTGGCGTGGTTGGGCTGAACCATCCAGCGGTTCTCCAGGAACGTATCCATCAGGTCTGGCATCGACGGCGGTTGGACGAGCGAGCCCATATGGCTGACCGTTCGGGCAGTCCGCGCCAGCGGGACGCGCGGACACGTGGGTCGGCTCTGGTCCGCGTCTTCGAGAGCGCTCACGTCGCCCGGAACCCAGGGGGATTTATACTCCGGCGAGGCACGAGTAGGCCTATGAACCGCGCAGACGTCGCGATCGTGGGCGGCGGTCCGGCCGGCACCGCGGCGGCGTGGGCGGCCGCCGACGAGGGGGCCGACGCCGTCGTCGTCGAGAAGGGTGTCCCACGAGCGGATCGGGACCGGCTCGGCCCCGACTCGACCGACGCCGCCGGGATGCTCGACTACTGGCTGGAGATCATGGACGTCCCGGCCGAGGAGCTCCCCGACGACGTGATACTGAGCGTCCTCGACGGCGCCGAGTTCATCGGCCCCTCCGAGTCGGTGACGCTCGAATCGACCGGCATCGAGTCCTCCTACGACCACTTCGGGTTCGCCTTCCACCGCGCGAAGTTCGACGACTGGCTGCGTGACCGCGCCGAGGAAGCGGGCGGCCGATACGAGGTCGGCACGAGCGTCAAGTCCGTCGAGACCGACCTCTCGGGCGACCCGCGCCACACGCTCGAACTCGCCGACGGCGAGACGATCGGCGCCGACTACCTGATCCTCGCCGACGGGCCCCAGCGGACGGTCACGACCGGCGTCCTCGACGGGTTCCTGCCCGGCAGCCGGAGCGTCTCCGAGTACCTCTCGCCGGACCGGGCGAACCACATCGCCTACCAGGAACACCGGCGCATCCCCGAGGAGCTGTTCGACCCCGCCCACATCAAGTTCTGGTGGGGCGTCATCCCGGGCCACACCGCCTACCCGTGGATCTTCCCGAACGACGACAACGTCGCCCGCGTCGGCCTGACGATGCCGATCGGGATGGATCTCGCCGACGTGGCCAACCCCGAGTCGTACGCGCTGCTGGAGCCCGACGACGAGCAAATTCCGGCCGGGGCGACGTACCTCGAACGACTGCTCGAACGCGAGTACCCGGGCTACGACATCGAGGACTTCCCGCTGGTCGAAGACCGGGGCAAGCGCGGCGGGACCGAGGCGTATCCGATCTCCTCGACGCGACCCATCGACTCGCCGACGAGCGCCGGAATCGCCGTCGTCGGCGGTGCGATGGGCACCACCTCGGCGTTCCACGAGGGCGGCGACCACGTGGCCGTCCGCACGGGCAAGATCGCCGGCGAACTCGCGGCTAACGACCGCCTGCTCGCCTACAACGGCCGCTGGAAGAAAGCCATCGGCGACGAGATACTGCGGAACGTCACCTTCGCGGAGGTCGTCCGCGGCTGGGAACCCGCCGACTGGGACCGCATCTTCGCCGCGACGCGCGCGATGAAACATCGCGGCGGCTACGACTGGGGTGGCGCGCTGAAGTCGGGTACGACGGCGCTGAAGCTCGTCGCCGACTATCGGTGGACGAAACGGGGCTTCGGCGACGGGAAGTACGTCCAGTTGCGACAGGACGAGTACGAAGTGTAGGCTCGCGACTGGTCGCTTTCGACCGGCTTCAGCAGGGCACGACGCTGTCCCCGCTCACCCGCGTCTCGTTTTCGGCGGTGACGTGGTAGACGGCCTCCGAAGCGCCGTCTTCCTCGGTACTGTTCGTCCCGTAGAAGTAGGGCTGGCTCACCTCGACGTAGACTCCACCGTCGGTTCGGTCGACGACCGAACTCTCCGCCTCGACGACCGGACTGGAGACCCCCCAGCTCTCGACGCAGGTGGCGTTCTCGAACCCGTTCGAGAGGTGTGCCGCTTCGGCGTCGAGCGCGCGCCCCTCCGGATTCTGTACGGACTGACATCCCGACACGGCTGCGAGGAGGACGACGAGAGCGACGGCAGCACCGACTCGTTTCGTGTCTGCCATACGATCGGTCTGAAAGCCGCGAAGCAAGTGCTTTCCGGGCGGATCGCTGCCGTTGTCGTCTGTCGAAGCAGTGCGCGAATAGTAAGGCCAATATTCAAAAGTAAGGAGAGCGTAGTTTTGGTAAGACGATGGCCACTAGGGAAGACGCGACGATCACCAGCAAGGGACAGGTCACGATCCCGAAGGAGATCCGGGAGCGGCTCGACCTCGACGAGGGGACGAAGGTGGAGTTCGTGCTCGACGATGACGGGAGGGTGACCATCCGACCGAAGGAGTCGGCGATGGAACGGCTCCGAGGCGTGCGGCGGACGCTCTCGAAACACGACGTCGACCTCGACGAGATGCGCCGGGACTCCGAGCGGGCGTGGAGTTCCCACACCGAGGACTCGTGATCTTCCTCGACTCCTGGGTGTGGCTGGAGTTCGTGTTCGACGGCGACAGCGTCGACGAAGCCGAGTCAGTCATCGAGCGGGCCAACTCGCCCGACGTGGGGGGACTCGTCGCACCGACGGTCGTCTCGGAGGTCTCCTATCGCGTTCGCCGAGTCGAAGACGAGGAGACGGCCGAGGAGACGATCCGCGCGATCCGCGACTTCGAACACGTCGAGAGCATGCCCGTCGTCGACGACATCGGGGAGTACGCGGCAGAACTTCGGTTCGAGTACTACGAGCCAGGCGAGCGGGAGCTGTCCTACGCCGACGCGATACACCTCGCGACCGCGATCGTCCACGGGGGCTGTGACACGCTGTACACCGGTGACCCGGACTTCGAAGGGATCGAAGAGATCGAGACGGTCGTCCTGTGATCGCCGACCGATTTTGGCTGCTCACTCGCCGTCCGGGAACTCCACCGTGTGCCGCAGCGTCCCCACGTCGTCGATCTCGATCTCCACCTCGTCGCCGTCGGCGAGCGGACCGACGCCCTCGGGGGTGCCGGTGGCGATCACGTCGCCCGGTTCGAGGGTCATGTAGGTCGTGATCTCCTCGATGAGCTCCGGGATGGAGAAGATCATCTTCTCGATCGATTCGGACTGGCGGACCTCGCCGTTGACCCGGGCCTCGACGGTGGCGTCATCGGCGAGGTGCTCCGGCGTGGCGATGACCGGTCCCATCGGGGCGGCGCCGTCGAAAGCCTTGCCGCGGACCCAGTTCTGCTCGCGGTCCTGGTCGTCGCGGTTCGAGAGGTCGTTGAACGGGGTGTAGCCGGCGATCACGTCGTCGGCGGTGGCGGCGTCGACGTTGCGACAGCGCTCGCCGATGACGACGCCGAGTTCCGCCTCGTGTTCGATCCGCTCCTTGCCGGCGGGGAGCGTGACGGTGCTGTTGTGGGTGGCGACGGTGTTGGGCGTCTTGAGAAAGAGCAGCGGGCGGTCGGGGATCTCCTCGTCGCGCTCGTCGGCGTGGTCGGCGTAGTTGCGGCCGACGCAGACGATCTTGGTCGGTTCGCAGGGAGCGAGTACGTCTACCTCGTCGGGGTCGAACGTCTCGTCGCCGAAGGCGATGCGTCCGTACGGGCCCGCCGCGGCGGTGACCACCTCCTCCCCGTCCCTGACGGTCCACCGACCGCCGCGGACGTTGCCGGCAGAATCGCGAAAGCGGACGCGTCTCATGGCCGGATTATCTGCGGGCGGACTGATAAGCGTTTTCAGAGCGGGGCATGTTGACACGCCACGGGAGAGAGTCGACTGACCGAACGGCTTTTGAAACGGGCCACAGTAGCCCGGTCCATGAACCTGCTCGTGGTCGGCGCCGGCGAGATGGGGCGGTGGTTCGCCCGGACGGTCACCGCCGGGGCCCCCGACCCGCCGCCGGTCGCGTTCACCGACACCGACCCGAGCGCTGCGCGCGAGGCCGCTGCCGCGTGCGACGCCGCCGTCGACGACGCCCCTGACGCCCGCGTCGTCCCGACCGACACCGACGAGCGCTTCGACGTCGTCTGTTTCGCGGTGCCGATCCCCGCAGTCGGGACGGTCGTCCCGGCGTACGCCGACCGGGCGGACCGGGCGCTGGTCGACGTGTCCGGCGTGATGGCCCCCGCGCTCGACGCGATGGGAGCCGCCGGTCCGGACCTCGAACGGGTGAGCTTCCACCCGCTGTTCGCGGCCGCCAACGCGCCGGGCAACGTCGCCGTCGTCGCGGACGCCCCCGGCCCCGTGACCGACGAGATCCGCGCGGCGCTGGCCGACGCCGGCAACGACACCTTCGAGACGACCGCCCGGGAACACGACCGAGCGATGGAGACCGTCCAGGCCCGCGCTCACGCGGCCGTGCTGGCGTTCGGCATCGCCGCCGAACCGGTCGCCGACGAGTTCGGGACGCCCGTCTCGGAAGCGCTGTTCGACACCCTGGCGACCGTCACCGGCAACGACCCGAGCGTCTACGCCGACATTCAGACCACCTTCGACGGCGCCGAGAGCGTCGCCGAGGCCGCTCGCCGAATCGCCGACGCCGACCGCGACGCCTTCGAGTCGCTGTACCGCGAGGCGGACACAGCGCTCGCGCCGACCGCCGACGGGGACGGAAACGAGAGCGGTGACGCGGACGGAGAGCGTCCATGAACGCCGACCAGCGCGAACAGGTTCGCTCGAACGCGAAGTACCTCCGGCGAGTGCGTCCGATCGACCCCGACGAGATATACGAGTACGTCGACGGCCAGCCCCACCCGGCCGCGGTCGCGCAGGTGCTACGCGAGTCGGCCGTCGACCTGGGCCTCCTCGAGCGCGACGACGGCACTTTCGAACCCGTCGAGGCGGGGGCGCTGTCGGTCTCGTTCCACGGCGTCGACGCGTTCCCCGTCGAGTACGGACGCGTACTGGAGGACCGACTCGTCGCCGAGTACGGCCCCGGCTGGCCGGACGGCGACTCGGGCGACCGCCTGCGCGAGCGGATCCGCTCGTTCAAGGCCGACTACTTCGAACAGCGCGCCGTCGCGTACGACGCGGAGACGGCACTGGCGTACGGCCTCTACCACCTCCCCGACTACTACGCCGTCGCGCAGTACGCCCTGGCCGACCTCGCGGGCGAGGGCCTGCTCCCCACGCACCTGCGCGTCCTCGACGTGGGCGCCGGCGTCGGCGGCCCGGCTCTGGGTCTGCACGACCTCGTCCCCGAGGACGCGCTCGTGGACTACCACGCAGTCGAGCCCAGCGCCGCCGGCGACGTACTCGAAGCGCTGCTCGGCGAGACCGGACGGAACTTCCATCACGCGGTCCACCGCGAGACCGCAGAGGCGTTCGACCCCGGCGCCCTCGCGTCGGAGTTCGGCGACGACAGCGATAGCGAGGGCGAGCACGATGACACCGACGACGGCGACGCCGGCTTCGACCTGATCCTGTTCTCGAACGTCCTGAGCGAACTCGACGACCCCGAGTCGGTAGTCGAGCGATACGCCGAGGCGCTGGCGGAGGACGGGACCATCGTCGGCCTCGCGCCCGCGGACCGCAACACGGCGACCGGTCTCCGCGAGGTCGAGCGGTCGGTCGCCGACCGCGGGCCACTGACGATATACGGTCCCGACGTTCGACTCTGGCCCGGCGAGACGCCCGCGGACGACTGCTGGTCGTTCGAGGTGAAACCCGATATCGAGGTGCCCGTCTTCCAGCGCCGCCTCGACGACGGCGAGCCCGGTGAGTCGAGGCTCGACGGCCCCGAGCGACGCGACGGCGAGTTCGAGAACACCGACGTGCAGTACGCCTACACCTACCTCCGTCGGGACGGCAGTCGGCGCGTCGACTTCACGCCCGACGACTCCCGCGTCGCCAGGCTCGCCAAAAGCGAGGACCTGGTGACCGAGCGGGCCAACGTCTACCTCGCGAAACTCAGCCGCGACCTCTCCGACGACGGCCACCCCCTCTTTCGCGTCGGCGACGGCTCCCAGCAGGTCGACCACTTCGCCGTTCTCACCGACGAGTCGATGCTCAACAGCGATCTCCTGACCGCCGAGTACGGCGACGTGCTGTCGATCGAGAACGCGCTCGTCCTCTGGAACGACGACGAAGGCGCCGTTAACCTCGTGATCGACGGCGAGACCGTCGTCGACCGGGTCCCCGTCTGAGACCCGTTCGGAGAGTACGACTGGCACAGCGGTGTCGTTCATACCCTCACGGAACTGGAATTCGAGCAACGCCCAGGCGCGACAGCGTCGCAGTGGCGGCGATTCGTGTGGGTCAGCTCGCAGCGTATGCCGTTGCGACCTTACTGAGTCCGTTGATCGTGAGGTCTCCGTTCGCATAGTCCGTCGCGGCATCGGCGAGTTCGCCGATGCCGATCGCCCAGTCCCCGTTGCTGTCGTACTCGGCCGCCAAGCTACCTCGTTCGTAGGCAGCATCGTTCGGGATCGACACCGGTTCGACGGTTACCTCCGTGGTATTATGCCCGTTCACGGTCACGGTGTGCGGTCCGGCCTCGTCGAACGCCGTTGACGCGGTGACGGTCGTCGAGTCGCCGGTGCCGAGCGCGACAGTAGTGTTAGAGACTATCGAGTCGTCCGCGTACACCGTGATCGCAGTTGTCTCCGAGACGGTCCCGGTGTTTTCGGCGGTCGCCGTTATCTCCAGGGTCTCGTTGACGGCGACAGTGTCGTTCGCGACGGTATAACTCACGGAGATACCGGCCGTCTCCCGGGGAGAATCGACGACCGCCACGTCGCTCGTGCTGGTCACGGATTCACCGTCCACCGTGATCGGATCTCCGTACGCACTCTCGGGGGCGGTCTCGTGGAGTTGCAACCGTAGCGTGACGTTCTCGGAGAACGCGTCGAGTCCGTCGTCCTGCGCTGCGGTGGCGTTGAGATCGAGCGGGATATTCTGTGAGTAGCCAGTCAGTGGGACCGAAGAACCGACTGGTTGGCCAACGGTGTCGTCGGAAGCGACCAGGTGCGCCACGACCACGTACTCCCCTGCCGTCCCATCTCTCAGCGTGTAGTTCGCGAACTCCACGGACACCGTTTCGGAGCCCGTCCGAACACTCTGATTGTCGAAATCCACCGCCGCTGCGCGCTGCGATGGGGAGATAGCCACGGTGGCCGTGGCGGGCTCGAAATCTGCCGTCGGTGGATCGTTCGCCGCCGCAGCGGTGAGCGTGTGATTCGCTGGGGCGGTCGCGGCGAGCACGATACGACCGTCCTCACCGGTCACGAAGCGGTCGTCGTCGGTCCTGAGGGTCGCGTTCACGGCCTCGCCCGTATCCGCGCGTGTGACGGTGACCGAGAGCCGGTCGCCGACGATGACTGCCGACCGGTTCGTCGTGACGGTAAGCGGGACCGACGGATCGAGCCGTTCGGCAGCGGCGACGACGCTCACTTTCCCACCGCCGGTATACACGTCGGTTCCAGATCGGTCGACGTCCTGTGCTGCCGAAATAAGTGCGTCCTCGATCTGGCCAGCGGACGCGGACTCGTTGATCGAACGCAGCAG
This DNA window, taken from Halosimplex litoreum, encodes the following:
- a CDS encoding fumarylacetoacetate hydrolase family protein, with the translated sequence MRRVRFRDSAGNVRGGRWTVRDGEEVVTAAAGPYGRIAFGDETFDPDEVDVLAPCEPTKIVCVGRNYADHADERDEEIPDRPLLFLKTPNTVATHNSTVTLPAGKERIEHEAELGVVIGERCRNVDAATADDVIAGYTPFNDLSNRDDQDREQNWVRGKAFDGAAPMGPVIATPEHLADDATVEARVNGEVRQSESIEKMIFSIPELIEEITTYMTLEPGDVIATGTPEGVGPLADGDEVEIEIDDVGTLRHTVEFPDGE
- a CDS encoding acyl-CoA thioesterase, whose amino-acid sequence is MPDLMDTFLENRWMVQPNHANSLGTTHGGNVLKWMDEVGAMSAMRFAGRDCVTARMDQVDFLQPIPVGETALVEAYVYETGRSSVRVRLRVFREDPRSGERELTTESYSVYVAIDDDREPVEVPELTVDSEEGERLRADAIDGDDKESAH
- a CDS encoding small ribosomal subunit Rsm22 family protein, whose product is MNADQREQVRSNAKYLRRVRPIDPDEIYEYVDGQPHPAAVAQVLRESAVDLGLLERDDGTFEPVEAGALSVSFHGVDAFPVEYGRVLEDRLVAEYGPGWPDGDSGDRLRERIRSFKADYFEQRAVAYDAETALAYGLYHLPDYYAVAQYALADLAGEGLLPTHLRVLDVGAGVGGPALGLHDLVPEDALVDYHAVEPSAAGDVLEALLGETGRNFHHAVHRETAEAFDPGALASEFGDDSDSEGEHDDTDDGDAGFDLILFSNVLSELDDPESVVERYAEALAEDGTIVGLAPADRNTATGLREVERSVADRGPLTIYGPDVRLWPGETPADDCWSFEVKPDIEVPVFQRRLDDGEPGESRLDGPERRDGEFENTDVQYAYTYLRRDGSRRVDFTPDDSRVARLAKSEDLVTERANVYLAKLSRDLSDDGHPLFRVGDGSQQVDHFAVLTDESMLNSDLLTAEYGDVLSIENALVLWNDDEGAVNLVIDGETVVDRVPV
- a CDS encoding type II toxin-antitoxin system VapC family toxin; protein product: MIFLDSWVWLEFVFDGDSVDEAESVIERANSPDVGGLVAPTVVSEVSYRVRRVEDEETAEETIRAIRDFEHVESMPVVDDIGEYAAELRFEYYEPGERELSYADAIHLATAIVHGGCDTLYTGDPDFEGIEEIETVVL
- a CDS encoding prephenate dehydrogenase/arogenate dehydrogenase family protein, with product MNLLVVGAGEMGRWFARTVTAGAPDPPPVAFTDTDPSAAREAAAACDAAVDDAPDARVVPTDTDERFDVVCFAVPIPAVGTVVPAYADRADRALVDVSGVMAPALDAMGAAGPDLERVSFHPLFAAANAPGNVAVVADAPGPVTDEIRAALADAGNDTFETTAREHDRAMETVQARAHAAVLAFGIAAEPVADEFGTPVSEALFDTLATVTGNDPSVYADIQTTFDGAESVAEAARRIADADRDAFESLYREADTALAPTADGDGNESGDADGERP
- a CDS encoding NAD(P)/FAD-dependent oxidoreductase, whose product is MNRADVAIVGGGPAGTAAAWAAADEGADAVVVEKGVPRADRDRLGPDSTDAAGMLDYWLEIMDVPAEELPDDVILSVLDGAEFIGPSESVTLESTGIESSYDHFGFAFHRAKFDDWLRDRAEEAGGRYEVGTSVKSVETDLSGDPRHTLELADGETIGADYLILADGPQRTVTTGVLDGFLPGSRSVSEYLSPDRANHIAYQEHRRIPEELFDPAHIKFWWGVIPGHTAYPWIFPNDDNVARVGLTMPIGMDLADVANPESYALLEPDDEQIPAGATYLERLLEREYPGYDIEDFPLVEDRGKRGGTEAYPISSTRPIDSPTSAGIAVVGGAMGTTSAFHEGGDHVAVRTGKIAGELAANDRLLAYNGRWKKAIGDEILRNVTFAEVVRGWEPADWDRIFAATRAMKHRGGYDWGGALKSGTTALKLVADYRWTKRGFGDGKYVQLRQDEYEV
- a CDS encoding AbrB/MazE/SpoVT family DNA-binding domain-containing protein — translated: MATREDATITSKGQVTIPKEIRERLDLDEGTKVEFVLDDDGRVTIRPKESAMERLRGVRRTLSKHDVDLDEMRRDSERAWSSHTEDS